TCATGTGTTGCTCACTGTTATAGTAATCATCACTATCACAAGTAAGACCTCCAAGAAGTACGCGCTCATATTCTTCATTCCACCTATTTACTGCTAACATTACAAAACGCTTGTTTATAGCCCAAGTATCTGGCATTGTTGTAATGAACGATGAGTTAATCATATTCCATTTTTCGCGGTCGTTTTGTTGTTTCTGGTAAAGCACCTCATATATAGCACCACCACTTTCGCCTACTGTAAAGCTTCCAAATTCTGTGAAGATATTAGGAACCGGCACATCTGCTTCATCACAAACCTGCTTAATCTGGTTAATAATTTCACTTATCATATATTGGTAGTCATACTCAAATGCTAATGAGTTTTTTATAGGAAAACCACCACCAATGTTCAAACTGTCTAATGTTGGACAGATTTTTTTTAAGCTTACATATACCTTTAAACATTTTACCAACTCATTCCAGTAATACGCAGTATCTCTAATACCAGTATTAATAAAGAAGTGTAACATTTTAAGGTTAACTTGAGGGTTATCTTTTATTTGATTATTGTAAAATGGAACAATATTCTTGTACCCTATACCTAATCTAGATGTATAAAATTCGAATTTTGGTTCTTCTTCTGAAGCTATTCGAATACCAATATTGTATTTTTTAGTAATAACATCTCCTAAAAGATTTAGCTCTTCATAGTTATCTATAACTGGTATACAGTTTTCGTGACCATTGTTAATAAGACGCGCAATATTTTCTAAATACTGGTCTCTTTTAAAACCATTACATATTACAAACGTGTCATTCTTAATCTTGCCTTGTTCTTTTAAACTTTCTACAATGTCTATATCAAAAGCCGAAGAGGTTTCAATATGTATATCATTTTTTAAAGCTTCATGTAAAACGTATTGAAAGTGACTGCTTTTAGTGCAATAACAATAATGATATTTCCCTTTATAATTGTGCTCTTTCATAGCAACTCTAAACCATTCCTTAGCTCGATTTATGTTGTCTGAAATTTTTGGCAAATAGGTAAACTTTAAAGGCGCACCGTATTCTGAAATTAGTTTCATTAGGTCTATACCGTGAAACTCTAAATTATTTTTATTTAGCTTGAACTCTTCTTGTGGAAAGTAAAAGCTTTGATCTATAAGATCTATATATTTTGTTTTCATGTGAAATTTCCTTTTACAGAATATTATAGCAATACTAACTGATTGCCAAAGGATTAAATAACAATATAAATGTGTTTTCTAAACACAAGTATCTCAAAGCTATTGGTTTTAAATGTAATAGTGTAATAAGATACTGTGAAACTATTCTAAAAACTTAAGGAGAATTTAGAGTCGGTATTCAAATATTGTATGGGGTAAAAAGAATGATAGCGCCATTATAAATGACGGTATGAAAACCAAGGAAGTCGCCTGGAGATTTCGGTGTTCAAGACGATGAACAGCTTTTGAGGTTGACTTCAAGAATCCTTTAAGCCCGAATCTAAAATTAGTTTTCAAATGTAGTAAAACAGGTATTAGTTATCTGTTTTGAGGGTACGAATTTATATCAAAAACCAATGCTTTGTATATCTTGACATAAAATTTAACAAAAACCCCACAACTAATTGTATTTCAATTAATTATAAATGTATTTTGTATAAAAAATGCAATAAAATATAAACCATAATGGTGGCATTAAAATCTAAAAAACGCTAGTTACAATACTTGTTTATGAACTTTTAACACATAAAAAAACAGGCCGCTTTTTTAAGGCGACCTGTACAGTATATTCTGTCTTTTAAATTGCACCTAACACGTGGTTAGGTATACTCAAAAATTACTTCTTCTTAGAAGTAACCTGAGGAGCCTTTGTTTCAACTTTTTTAGGCTGTGCCTTTTTAGGTTGTGGCTTCATAGATTGCTTTTGTGTTCCCATAATAGTACGGTTTTAAAAACAGTATAAATGTACGAGGGAACCAAGACTGCTTGTATATGCTTTAGCTATAATTTAACTATAATATCGATGAAATAACGGTGCTCCACTTAGTTTTAATATAGACTAATAAAAGAACGCACTATATCCGTACATTATGTACTAGAAACATGTTTAATTTGCTATGAGATGTTTTCCTGTCTTCGCGAATAGTTATTCAATATCACGCTCTACCAATCCACATTTAAGCATTTTATCTCCAAAGTAAGGATTACGAATAGCTTCCTCATTACTTAACCAATAAGCACCTTTGTTATTAAATGCCATAGGACAGTACTGGTAATATAATTTACCAGTTGCTATGTTCCCTTCAACTAAATTGGTCATTTCTTGAGTAACCGCTTCAAACGCTTCTCTTTGACCATCTATATTATCTTCAACAGCTAATAATGCCAATGCATCAATATAACCAGATTTTAACTCTGTCTTTCTTAGGGTATCTAAAGATGTTTCTGCTTTGCTTTTTGCTTCAGAAAAATTAGTATTTACCAAGGCTGTCTTAATGGCATTATAGCCGCTATAGGCTATAGCAACCTCATCTGATGAAAACTCAACCGTAGTTGGTGCTGCCTTATGTATTTCTTTTGCTGTAGTATTAACTGTTACAGTTTCTGGAGTATCTGTGTCTTTAGAGTTGTTTTTACAAGACATAACCAAAAATAAACCTAAAGCTAATACTAAGTAAGAATTGCGTTTCATAGTTACGTGTTTTTCTTACAAAGATATAGATTTTCTAATCGTGCTGCCGCTTGTAATAGTAAAATGCAGGTAATAATAATATTACCATAACAGGCTGTATTAAAAACCTACGAACATAGAACAATGGCATAAAATTATCTATCTGCTCTACTTGCAATAACATAATACAGAACACAGAAATTAAAGCAACAAATACTATTGTATATAAAAGTGCAGAAAATTTTAATACACTGCTGTCTTTAAATGCTACATAAAGAATAAGTAATGAAATTGCAGTATTTAATAAAAATCTAAGTATTGTATAACCTACTAGTTTACCAAAATGAAACTCCGGTGTTACACCTTTTAAATAATCACTGTGAAAGAAGTTAAGCAACGGATCATAAAACAAACTAGTTTCAAAAAAGCGAATTGCTGCCAAGCAAACTAACAAGAAACCTATACAAACTAGTTTTATAAGTGTTTTCATGTGTTAACTTTCTTTCTAGAGAACCTATTTACCCAAACTAGCCACAGTAAAAAAACAATACCATAAATAACTAATGGAAACAATATCCCATGCAGTAAATGGTACTGTTCAGGATACTCAAAAATACCTATACATAGGAATGCAATTCTAAAAATATTAAGCCCATAAATTAATGCTGTACCTGCTAGAATGTAAAGCAGTGTACTTTTCCAAGTATCAAAAAATGCAATAATAAAAGCAACAAAAAGAATCATAACACTAATGGCATTACAACCTTCTACAACACGTGCTAAATAATTTCCATTTATATACAATTTCATTGAAGCTTCATCTGGATGTGGCTCCACAACAGACTCATATCCAAAAGCATTAATTACAGCTTCACTTTGCTGTGCTACCAAATGGGTTATGTAATCTGGATAATACACGTCTGATGCTCCAAATTTTAAATACCCTTGATATACTAAAGCAAGTAAAAAATAACTCCCTAAAAACGTAAGGATAAAACGGATTACCGACTTATATTTGCCAAATAGTTCGCGCATAGTGTCGCAAATTAAAACATAATTATTACAAATGAGTACATCTGTTTCTACAAATATATTAGACAACTTAAAATTAGAAGTTGAAACCATTATTGATAATAAAAATTTATCTGTAGACCATCGTCTTACACAAATTTGTGAAGCGTTAGAGTCTAAAGTAGACTACTATGATTGGGTAGGCTTTTATTTTAAAAATGGCGATAAACCAGAATTAAAGTTACGCGCTTATGCTGGTGAGGAAACAGATCATAAAATAATTCCGTTTGGCAAAGGTATTTGCGGTCAAGTTGCAGTCTCTAACGAAAACTTTGTAGTGCCAGATGTTAAGGCTCAAGACAACTATATTGCTTGCAGCATATTTGTGAAGGCAGAAATAGTGATTCCTTTATTTGTAAATGGTGAAAATATTGGCCAGATAGATATAGATAGCCATACTGCAGATCCCTTTACAGATGCAGATACAGATTTCTTGGTATGGGTAAATAAAAAAGTTGCTGAACTCTTAGAGGCTTAAAATCTCAATCACATTTTACATTCCAGTTCTTATAGCTTCAACAGGATCTAACTTAGATGCTGAAACTGCTGGCACAATACCAGAAACTAAGCCAATTACGGCAGATATTGCTGTACCTATAAACATGTTAAATGGAGAAAGTACAAACTCAAAATCTCCTGTAAAGCTAGAGGCGATTAAAGAAATTATCCACACAAAAAAGAGTCCTACTAGGCCTCCTATTACAGCTAAGATAACAGCTTCAAACAAAAATTGATACAATATAAATCTGTTTTTAGCTCCAAGAGATTTTTGAATACCAATAAGGTTGGTACGCTCCTTTACACTTACAAACATAATATTGGCAATCCCGAAACCTCCTACTAAAAGTGAAAAGCCAGAGATAATGAGACCAATAATATTCATCTGTCCAGTTATATTATCTATAAAATCTGCAAAACCCTGAAGTTGGTTTACAAAGAAGTTATCTATCTCATCTGGCTTTAAGCCACGCTTACGTCTCATTTGCTGTCCTAAGAGCGCTGTAAATTCTGGAATATCTACACCAGGTTCAGGTTTCAGAATTATTGCAGGAAAAACAGATTTGTTATTATCTCCAAAAACACGCCTTACTAAGTTAACAGGTAGCATAGCTGCAGTATCCTTACTATCTCCAAAAAGTCCTGAACCTTCTTTTTTAAGAACACCAACTACGGTAAGCTTTTGGCCATAAACTCTAATTTGCTTTCCTATAGGATCAAAATTACCAAAGAGGTTGTTTGCAATCTCATCTCCAATAACTATAACTGGTGAGCCAGAATTAGATTCTTGCTCATTAAAAAAGCGCCCTTTTGCAATTTGCAATGCTTCAATATCATAATACTCATCTGTTACTGGTGCTAGATTTACACTAGAAACCGAGTTATCTTGATATTTTAAAGTTTCTGGGGCAACGTTTAATGTATAGGTAATAGCTTCAATATCCGATACATTTCTCTTAAGGTATTGGTATTCTTCATATGTAACATCTGGAAATTGCTCTCGTTTCCATTGTGGTATTTCTGTAGGACCAAAAGAAAAACGCATTACATACATTGTGCTATTGTCTAAAGAGCTTAAGCTTCCTGTAATTTCTTGTTTTAAAGAATCAACTGCTGCAAGAACTCCAATGATAGAAAAGATTCCTATTGTTACACCAAGTAACGACAAGAATGTACGTAACATATTATTACGCAATGCATTTATAGCAAAGTTGAAGCTTTCTTTTAAGACTCTAAAATAGATTAACATAAGTGTAAGTTACTCAAGTTTTATTAAAAATTTGGCTTAATTAAGTCTTACAACTTGTAGACAAAAACACGCAGCACATACATTTGACGCCTGTCTTAATAACTTGTTACAAATTTGTGAAATTAATTACCCTTTTAGGTTATAAATTACTGCATCAAAATGGTATTTTTGCACCTTTAATAAACAAACCACAATGAGCCACACAAAAAAAGCAACATCAGCATTAATATCTGTCTTTCATAAAGAAGGTTTAGAACCAATTGTTAGAAAATTAAACGACCTAGGCGTTACCATATACTCTACAGGTGGTACAGAGAAATTTATAAAAGGTTTAGGTATAAACTGTGTTGCCGTAGAAGATGTGACTTCATATCCATCTATCTTAGGAGGTCGAGTTAAAACATTGCACCCAAAAGTATTTGGTGGTATTTTAAATAGACAAGACAACGAGAGTGATGTGGCACAAATGACAGAGTTTGACATTCCTCAATTAGATATTGTTATAGTTGATTTATATCCTTTTGAAAAAACGGTTGCATCTGGTGCAAGCGAGCAGGATATTATCGAAAAAATTGACATAGGAGGTATTTCACTTATTCGTGCTGCTGCTAAAAACTTTAAAGATGTTATTTGTGTATCTTCTATGGAAGATTATTCAGAGTTTTTAGATGTTATCTCTAATGGAAATGGAGAAACTACTTTAGCAGACCGTAAGCGTTTTGCTGGTAAAGCATTTAATGTATCGTCTCATTATGATTCGGCTATCTTTAATTATTTCAATAGCGAACACGATGTGCCAGCATTAAAGATTAGCGAAACAAAAGGTAAAGCATTGCGTTATGGGGAAAACCCACACCAAAAAGGATTTTTCTTCGGAGATTTTGATGCAATGTTTGATAAACTTCACGGTAAGGAATTATCTTATAATAACTTATTAGATGTTGATGCTGCTGTTAACCTTATGAATGAGTTTAATGGAGATGCGCCAACATTTGCTATTTTAAAACATAATAATGCTTGTGGTATTGCACAAAGAGATACAGTGCTTAATGCTTACAAAGATGCGCTAGCTGGAGATCCTGTTTCTGCATTTGGTGGTATCTTAATTAGTAATAGTGAGATTGATGTGGCTACTGCAAACGAAATTCATAAACTATTTTGTGAAGTTGTTATAGCACCAAACTTTTCAAAAGATGCAGAAAAAGTTTTAAAGGGTAAGAAAAACAGAATTTTATTAATTCAAAAAGAAGCTAAACTACCTGAAACCATTGTAAGAACATGTTTAAATGGTGCTTTAGTGCAGGACAGAGATCATATAACAGATGCTAAAGAAAACTTTAGCTATGCTACAGACACAAAGCCAACCGAAGAACAAATAGAAGATTTATTGTTTGCCTCAAAAATATGCAAACACACAAAGAGTAACACCATAGTACTAGCTAAGAACAAGCAATTATGTGCAAGCGGTACAGGACAAACCTCAAGAGTAGATGCG
This region of Croceibacter atlanticus HTCC2559 genomic DNA includes:
- a CDS encoding GAF domain-containing protein, which encodes MSTSVSTNILDNLKLEVETIIDNKNLSVDHRLTQICEALESKVDYYDWVGFYFKNGDKPELKLRAYAGEETDHKIIPFGKGICGQVAVSNENFVVPDVKAQDNYIACSIFVKAEIVIPLFVNGENIGQIDIDSHTADPFTDADTDFLVWVNKKVAELLEA
- the purH gene encoding bifunctional phosphoribosylaminoimidazolecarboxamide formyltransferase/IMP cyclohydrolase, whose protein sequence is MSHTKKATSALISVFHKEGLEPIVRKLNDLGVTIYSTGGTEKFIKGLGINCVAVEDVTSYPSILGGRVKTLHPKVFGGILNRQDNESDVAQMTEFDIPQLDIVIVDLYPFEKTVASGASEQDIIEKIDIGGISLIRAAAKNFKDVICVSSMEDYSEFLDVISNGNGETTLADRKRFAGKAFNVSSHYDSAIFNYFNSEHDVPALKISETKGKALRYGENPHQKGFFFGDFDAMFDKLHGKELSYNNLLDVDAAVNLMNEFNGDAPTFAILKHNNACGIAQRDTVLNAYKDALAGDPVSAFGGILISNSEIDVATANEIHKLFCEVVIAPNFSKDAEKVLKGKKNRILLIQKEAKLPETIVRTCLNGALVQDRDHITDAKENFSYATDTKPTEEQIEDLLFASKICKHTKSNTIVLAKNKQLCASGTGQTSRVDALRQSIEKAKSFDFELDGAVMASDAFFPFPDCVEIADQAGISAVIQPGGSIKDQLSIDYCNDHKIAMVMTGTRHFKH
- the xrtF gene encoding exosortase family protein XrtF, which encodes MRELFGKYKSVIRFILTFLGSYFLLALVYQGYLKFGASDVYYPDYITHLVAQQSEAVINAFGYESVVEPHPDEASMKLYINGNYLARVVEGCNAISVMILFVAFIIAFFDTWKSTLLYILAGTALIYGLNIFRIAFLCIGIFEYPEQYHLLHGILFPLVIYGIVFLLWLVWVNRFSRKKVNT
- a CDS encoding ABC transporter permease → MLIYFRVLKESFNFAINALRNNMLRTFLSLLGVTIGIFSIIGVLAAVDSLKQEITGSLSSLDNSTMYVMRFSFGPTEIPQWKREQFPDVTYEEYQYLKRNVSDIEAITYTLNVAPETLKYQDNSVSSVNLAPVTDEYYDIEALQIAKGRFFNEQESNSGSPVIVIGDEIANNLFGNFDPIGKQIRVYGQKLTVVGVLKKEGSGLFGDSKDTAAMLPVNLVRRVFGDNNKSVFPAIILKPEPGVDIPEFTALLGQQMRRKRGLKPDEIDNFFVNQLQGFADFIDNITGQMNIIGLIISGFSLLVGGFGIANIMFVSVKERTNLIGIQKSLGAKNRFILYQFLFEAVILAVIGGLVGLFFVWIISLIASSFTGDFEFVLSPFNMFIGTAISAVIGLVSGIVPAVSASKLDPVEAIRTGM
- a CDS encoding arginine decarboxylase, translated to MKTKYIDLIDQSFYFPQEEFKLNKNNLEFHGIDLMKLISEYGAPLKFTYLPKISDNINRAKEWFRVAMKEHNYKGKYHYCYCTKSSHFQYVLHEALKNDIHIETSSAFDIDIVESLKEQGKIKNDTFVICNGFKRDQYLENIARLINNGHENCIPVIDNYEELNLLGDVITKKYNIGIRIASEEEPKFEFYTSRLGIGYKNIVPFYNNQIKDNPQVNLKMLHFFINTGIRDTAYYWNELVKCLKVYVSLKKICPTLDSLNIGGGFPIKNSLAFEYDYQYMISEIINQIKQVCDEADVPVPNIFTEFGSFTVGESGGAIYEVLYQKQQNDREKWNMINSSFITTMPDTWAINKRFVMLAVNRWNEEYERVLLGGLTCDSDDYYNSEQHMNAIYLPKYKKDKPLYIGFFNTGAYQETIGGFGGLHHCLIPQPKHLLIDKDEEGNITTSVFSEQQTSEQMLSLLGYGNAQQTDNNNKSTTNFASKAYFL
- a CDS encoding DUF3347 domain-containing protein; the protein is MKRNSYLVLALGLFLVMSCKNNSKDTDTPETVTVNTTAKEIHKAAPTTVEFSSDEVAIAYSGYNAIKTALVNTNFSEAKSKAETSLDTLRKTELKSGYIDALALLAVEDNIDGQREAFEAVTQEMTNLVEGNIATGKLYYQYCPMAFNNKGAYWLSNEEAIRNPYFGDKMLKCGLVERDIE
- a CDS encoding exosortase F system-associated membrane protein, with the protein product MKTLIKLVCIGFLLVCLAAIRFFETSLFYDPLLNFFHSDYLKGVTPEFHFGKLVGYTILRFLLNTAISLLILYVAFKDSSVLKFSALLYTIVFVALISVFCIMLLQVEQIDNFMPLFYVRRFLIQPVMVILLLPAFYYYKRQHD